Below is a genomic region from Tepidiforma bonchosmolovskayae.
GGCCCGGGAGGAGCAGCCGCGCGGCTGAGGTTCGAAGCATGCAGGTTCCCTCGCGAATCTGGGGCGCGGAGGGCGCGCCGGGTTTCAGGCGATGGCGGGCGCGAGGGCAGTGCGGCGGGGCGGGCCGGGCTCCGGGGCCGGGGTGTGCTGGAGGGCGAGCCGCGTGATCGGGGCCCGGACCGGCAGGAGCGGCCCGCCGGGCAGGGCAAGGGCGACCGCCGCGGCGAGGAGGCTGACGGCGAGTGCGAACGACCCGGGGCCGCTCGAGCATTCGGCGGCGTCGGCGTGGCAGTGCTGGTGGTGGTCGCCGGCGGCGGTTTCGCCGCTGGCGAAGGGCAGCACCAGCACGTCGGCGGTGCCGGGAATGGGGAGGGCGATGGCCGGCCAGTGGCCGAAGTAGGTGAGGGTCGGCAGCAGCGCGACGAGCAGCACGGCTGCGAGGTGCGGATGGGCGCTGGCCTTCCCCTGCGGGTTGTGCACGATGCCAGAATGGCAAATGCCGGGACAGCGTGCCAGCCTGTGGCGGCGGGTTCCCCGCAGGGCGTGCGGTGTCGTAGACTCCCGGTCACCCTGTCATAGGGAGTTCAACGGAGGGGCACCCGATGAAGAATCTGCAGGACCGCGTCGCCGTGGTGACCGGGGCGTCGCGGGGGATCGGCACCTACATTGCGAAGGAGCTGGCGAAGGAGGGCTGCCACGTGGTGCTGGCGGCGCGGACGGCGCCGGCGCTGGAGGGGCTGGCGGAGGAGATCCGGGCAATGGGCCGGCGGGCGCTGGCGGTGGCCTGCGATGTGGCGGACGGCGACAGCCGGCGGTCGCTGGTCTCGGCGGCGACGGCGGAGTTCGGGCGGATCGACATCCTGGTGAACAATGCCGGCATCGAGGTGACCGCTCACTTCGAGGACCAGGACGACGAGGAGCTGGACCGGATCATCCGGGTGAACCTGATTGCGCCGATGCAGCTGACGCGGCTGGTGCTGCCGGGGATGCTGGAGCGGAAGCGGGGGCACATCGTGAACATCGCCTCGCTGGCGGGGAAGGTGCCGGTGCCGTACTCGTCGCCGTATGCGGCATCGAAGGCGGGGCTGATTGCGTTCACGGAGGGGCTGCGGGCCGAGCTGCAGGGCACCGGGGTTTCGGCGAGCGCAATCTGCCCGGGGTTCGTGGCTGACGCCGGGATGTACGCTGACTGGGAGCGGCAGACCGGGACGAAGGCCTCGTTCCTCGCAGGCACGGTGAAGCCGGAGCGGGTTGCGCGCGATGTGGTGAAGGCGATCCGGAAGAACCGGCCGGAGATGCTGCAGTTCTGGGTGCCGGCGCGGCCGACGGCGGTGCTGGCGGAGCTGGCGCCGGGGACGTTCGAGAAGATTTACCCGATTTTCGGGGTGAAGAAGACGTACCAGAAGATTGCCGACCGGCGCCGGGAGGAGAAGCGGAAGGCGCAGCAGGGCGCAGCGGCCGGCTGAGGCGCGCAGACGTCAGCCGGCCTGGCGGGCGACGGCTTCGGCCGCGGCCCGCGCCGCCTCGGGGTCGCCGAGGTAGCGGGAGCTCACCGGCCGGAAATGCTCGTCGAGTTCGTAGACGAGCGGGATGCCGGTGGGGATGTTGAGTTCGGCGATCGCGTCGTCGCTGATGCCGTCGAGGTGCTTGACGAGGGCGCGGAGGCTGTTGCCATGGGCGCCGACGAGGACGCAGCGGCCGGCGCGGAGGTCGGGCACGATGGCGTCGTACCAGTAGGGGAGCATGCGCGCGACGACGTCCTTGAGGCACTCGGTCGCGGGGAGGAGGTCGGGCGGGAGGGCGGCGTAGCGGCGGTCGAAGCGGGGGTGGCGCTCATCGTCGGGGTCGAGCGGGGGCGGGGGGACATCGTAGCTGCGGCGCCAGGCGAAGACCTGCTCGGGGCCGTACCGCTCGCTGGTCTCCTTCTTGTTGAGGCCCTGGAGTGCGCCGTAGTGGCGCTCGTTCAGGCGCCAGTGGCGGCGGACAGGGATCCAGTGCTGGTCCATGACATCGAGCGCGATGTTGACGGTCTGGATGGCGCGGCGGAGGAGGGATGTATGGGCGACATCGAAGGAGAGGCCTGCGTCGCGCATCAGTTCGCCGGCGCGGACAGCCTCGGCGCGGCCGGTTTCGGAGAGGGCGACATCGTGCCAGCCGGTGAAGCGGTTCTCGAGGTTCCAGGTGGATTCGCCGTGGCGGAGGAGGACGAGGGTGTACATGGCGCGTTCAGCCCGGGCTAGAAGATGGGGTTGACGATGATGGCCTGTTCGCGGGCGGGGCCCACGGAGATCAGGTCGACGGGGCACTCGAGGAGGTCTTCGACCCGGCGGATGAAGGCCTGGGCCTGGGGCGGCAGGTCATCGAAGGAGCGGACGTGGGTGGTGGGCGTCTGCCAGCCGGGGAGCTCTTCGTAGACGGGGCGGACCCGTTCGAGCTCGGATTCGCGGGCGGGGAAGGTGTCGATGATGCGGCCGTCGAGTTCGTAGGCGGTGCAGATTTTGATGGAGGGGAGGGAATCGAGGACGTCGAGGCGGGTGAGGGCAACGGCGGAGAGGCCGTTGAAGCGGACGCTGTAGCGGGCGGCGACGGCATCGAGCCAGCCGATGCGGCGCGGGCGGCCGGTGGTGGTGCCGTATTCGCCGCGGCCGAACTCTTTGCCGTGGTCGCGGAGCTGGTCGGCGATGCTGTCGAACAGCTCGGTGGGGAAGGGGCCGTTGCCGACGCGGGTGCAGTAGCTCTTGAAGACGCCGACGACGCGGCTGATGTCGGTGGGGCCGATGCCGACGCCGAGGGCGGCGCCGGAGCTGGAGCTGGAGGGGACGGAGGAGGTGACGTAGGGGTAGGTGCCGTGGTCGAGGTCGAGGAGGGAGCCCTGGGCGCCTTCGAGGAGGACGTATTCGCCGCGGCGGTGGGCTTCGAGGACGATCTCCTGGACATCGCCGACGTAGGGGCGGAGTCGCTGCCCGTACTCGATGTACCGTTCGAGGCAGTCACGGAAATCGAGCGGCTCGGCGCCGTAGACGCCGGTGATGACGCGGTTCTGGTAGGCGAGGGCGGCCTCGATGCGGGGGACGAGGTCGTCGCGGCGGAGGAGGTCGCAGATGCGGATGCCGCGGCGGGCGACCTTATCGGCGAAGCAGGGGCCGACGCCCTTGCCGGTGGTGCCGATGGCGTGGGCGCCGCGGGCCTGCTCATCGAGCTGGTCGAGGAGGCGGTGCCACGGCATGATGACGTGGGCGCGGTCGGAGACGACGAGGCGGGAGGTATCGATGTTCTTCTGCTCGAGGCCTTCGATTTCGCCGAGGAGGACCTCAGGGTCGACGGCGACGCCGTTGCCGATGACGCAGGTTTTTTCGGGGTAGAAGATACCGGCCGGGACGAGGTGGAGTTTGAACTCGCCGAGTTCGTTGACGATGGTATGGCCGGCATTATTGCCCGCAGAGTAGCGGGCGACGACACGGGCTTTGCGGGCGAGCAGGTCGACGATGCGGCCCTTGCCTTCGTCGCCCCACTGGCCGCCGACGACGACGACGATGGGCATCAGACAGACTCCGGGCCCCCGTTTTCCGGAGGCCCGTTGGAGAATTGTACCGGGGAATGGCCGGCGGGGCGAGTGCGGATAGGTCAGCGGGCGCCGCGGAGGCGCGGGTCGAGGACGTCGCGGAGGGCATCGCCGAACATGTTGAAGGCGTAGACGGTGAGGAAGATGACGAGGCCCGGGAAGAGGGCGAGGTGGGGGTACTGGGTCAGGCGTTCGCGAGCTTCGTTGAGCATGCGTCCCCAGGAGGCGGTGGGCGGCTGGACGCCGTAGCCGAGGAAGGCGAGGGAGGATTCGACGAGGACCGCGCCGCCGACCTGGATGGAGGCGCCGACGATCAGCACCGGGAACACGTTGGGTGCGACGTGGCGGAAGATGATGCGGAAGTCGGAGGCGCCGATGACGCGGGCAGCCTCAACGTACTGGTTCTGCTTGGCGGCGATGGCGGCGCCGCGGATGACGCGTGACTGGCTGAGCGCGACGAGCATGCCGACGGCGAGGACGATGCGGAGGTTGACGGGAATCTGCTGGATGGAGGTGACGAAGAGGATGATGAAGATGAGGCCGGGGAGGGCGATGCCGATATCGACGAGCCGCTGGAGGAGGATATCGAATTTGCCGCCGAAGTAGCCGGAGACGACGCCCAGGACGAGGGCCACGGAGGAGGAGATGGCGACGACGCCGAAGCCGATGAGGATGGAGTTGCGGGCGCCGTAGACGATGCGGGTGTAGAGGTCGCGGCCCTGCTGGTCGGTGCCGAACCAGTGGCTGGCGGAGGGGCCCTGGAAGCGGTCGGGGAGGTAGCCGATGTTCGGGTCCTTGCCGAAGGTGAAGGCCTGGGGAAAGGCGGCCATGAGGATGAGGAGGATGACGATGGCAGCGCCGAAGGTGCCGAGGGGCTTGGTGCGGATGAAGCGGACGACGGCCCGGCGGATGCGGGCTCCGCGGGTGATTTCGGCGCGGATGGCGTACGTTTCGAGGACGTGGGCGTCGGTGGCCATGGCTACGAGTACCGGATCCTTGGGTCGATGACGGAGTAGAGGACGTCCACGGTCAGGTTGGCGAAGACGACGACGAGGGCGACGACGATATTGACGGCCTGGATGACCGGGTAGTCCTTCTGGTCGATGGAGGAGACGTAGTAGCGGCCCATGCCGGGGATGGAGTAGACCGTTTCGATGATGACGGTGCCGCCGACGAGCACGGGCAGCTGGAGACCGACCACCGTCACGACGGGGATGAGGGCGTTGCGCATGGCGTGGCGAATGATGATGACGCGTTCGCGGAGGCCCTTGGCCCAGGCGGTGCGGATGTAGTCCTGGCGGAGGACTTCGAGCATGGAGGAGCGGGTGAAGCGCATCACGGAGCCGCTCAGGCCGCCGCCCAGGATGAGGGCGGGCATGAACATCAGCTTGAGGTTGCCGACCGGGTCTTCGGAGAAGGGGATGTACTTCGCGGGGGGAACGCCCCACTGGAAGTAGCGGGCGGCGAGGGAGATGAGGAGGATGGCGATCCAGAAGTTGGGCGCGGCGAGGAGGCCGATGGCGAAGCTGCGGCCGAGGTAGTCGGCCCAGGTGTCCTGGCGGATGGCGGAGATGACGCCGACCGGGATGGCGATGAGGAGGGAGAAGCAGATGGCCATGGCGCCGAGCTGGAAGGTGACCGGCAGGCGGTTGCGGAGCTCGGACGTGACCTCGCGGTTGGAGATGAGGGAGCTGCCGAGGTCGAACCGGACGATATCGCCGAGCCAGCGGATGTACTGGGCGACGATGTTGCCCTGGAGGCCAAACTCCTTGCGGATCGCCTCTTTGGTGGCCTGGTCGCCGGCGCCGAATTCGCCGAGGACGAGGTCGACGACATCGCCAGGGACGGCCCGGACGATGACGAAGACGACGAACGTGACGCCGATGAGGGTGGGGACCATCAGGAGGAGGCGGCGGAGGATGTAGCGTTGCATGCGGCGCGAACCCGGCGAGCGTTGGGCGGGGTGGGCCGGCGGGAGCCGGCCCACCCCGGGTGGCGTAGTGTAGGCGAATTCCGTTCTGTTGTGTTGAAGGCGCCTCCGGCTTAGGCCTTATCGAGCCAGATGAAGGGGACCTCTTCGGTGCCGGCGGAGTAGGCGCCGGGGACGGTCTGGATATCGATGTTCTTGACCCATTCGCGGTAGCCGGTCCAGCCGGTGCCGGCGCCCTGGTTCTGGGGGATGTACCACATCTTGGCCGCGTTCTTGCGCTGGATCTCGAAGAAAAGCTCCTTGCGCTTGGCCGGGTCGAGCTCCCGCTGCTGCTTCTTGGCGAGGTCCTCGAGCTCCGGGTCCTTCACCTTCGAGTGGTTGATCGGGTTGTCGGTGAAGAACCGGATCGGGTAGCTGCCGGCCTCCGGGAAGGGCGTCTCATACCCGAAGGCGATGCCTGTGAAGTTCCCCGTGAATGTCTGGGTGATGTACTTCGACGAGTAGTCCTGGACGTCGGTCGTCGTCTTGATGCCGATGGCGTTCAGGTACTGGATGTTGGCTTCGGCCACGGCGTTGAAGGCAGAGCCGTAGCGGTTGGCGGTGTACTGGTAGACGGTGCTGAAGCCGTCCGGGTAGCCGGCGGCAGCGAGGAGCTTCTTCGCCTCGGCCGGGTCGTACTTGAAGTACTTCGAGGTTTCGCCCTGTTCTGGGGAGAGCGGGTCGAGCCAGAAGCGGACGAGGCCGGCGGGGATGAGGTTGTTCCACCGCTCGGAGACGGCGAGGCCGGCGGCCTTCAGCTTCTTCACGTTGTAGGCGAGGTCGAGCAGGGCAGCCCGGTCGGTCGCCATGGAGATGGCGAGGCGGACGCGCGGGTCCTTGTTCCACGGCGAGTCGGGGTTGGGGTCCATAAAGAAGAAGGAGAGGAGCTGGGAGACTTCGCCGTAGAGCTGGACGTTGGGGAGGGCACTCTTGACGTTGACGAGGTCTTCGGCGTTGAGGCCCTCGACGTCGGTGTTGCCGGCCTGGAACTGGGCGAGGCGGTTGGCGTACTCGGGGATGATCGAGATTTCGACCCGGTCCATGAGGGGGAAGCCGCTCATGTACCACTCGGGGTTCTTCTTGAGCTTGAAGCCGACGGAGGGGGTGTAGGACTCGAGCATCCAGGGGCCGGAGCCGATGGAGGTCTTGGAGGGGTCGAAGCCTCCCTCGGCCTCCTTCGGCATGATCCAGAGGAGGTTGGCGTCGGCGAGGACGTCGAGGAAGGCGGCGTTCGGCTCTTTGAGCTTGAAGACGACCGTCTGCTTATCGGGGTACTGGACGCTGTCGACGAAGGCGAGCTGGCTGCGGTTGGTGTTGGTTTCGGCGGTCGCACGGCCCCAGGAGTACTTGACATCGTCGGTGTCGACGGTGCGGCCGTTGACCGGGGCGACGTTATGGAACTTGACGTTGGGCTTGAGCTTAACGGTCCAGGTCAGGCCATCGGGGCTTGCCTCTGCGCTCTGGGCGATGTCGGGCACGGGGCGCAGGTCGGCCTGGCGGACGCCGGGGCCGGCGTTGTACTTGAAGAGGCGGCTGTAGATGTAGGCCGCGTAGCCCTTGGTGAGGAAGGAGAGGTTGCCGTAGGGGTCGATGCTGGGCGGGTCGCCGGTGAATGTGATGCGGTAGGTGCCGCCGCGCTTCGCGTTGGCGAAGGGGTCGGCCGGGGTTGGCGTTGCCTGGGCGCCGGGCGTCGGGGTGGCGAGGCCGGAGAGGCCGCCGCCGTCATCGTCGTCATCGCCGCAGCCGACGAGTGCCAGACCGGCCGCGCCGGCGGTGAGGGCGGTGGCCCCGCCGAGGAAGCGGCGCCGGGTGCGGCGCTCCTTCCAGTAGCGGTCCCAGTAGGATGCAGACATTGAGAATCCCCCTGCGAAAGGTTGGTACGTGGACGGTACGTCCGGCGCGGCGGATAGGATGCGCCTATCTCCCCGATACGTACCCATAAGGTCACGCGATATGTACGTGCGGCGGGACTGGAGTGTCAATGGATGACCGGGCCGATTCGCTCGAAACCGAATCGGATTCGCCAGATTGTCATTGAGGCGTTCGGAAAGGTTGACCGGCCAGTCGAACCGGCCGGTGACTGACGGGGAGCCGGCCCGGGATGCTCCCTTCACTGCCGGGCGGAGCTGCCGACACTCATTGCGTGATGGGTAAGGATGCTGCTGCGCTGCTCTCCCGTATCGACGACCTCCCGCCGCTGCCTGCAGTCGCTGCCCGGGTCATGGGCATGGCCGAGGACGAGCGCACCAGTGCGATGGACCTGGCGCAGGTGCTGGCGACCGACCAGGCGCTGACGGCAAAGCTGATCCGCATTTCGAACTCGGCGTTCTACGGGTTCGCCCGGCGGATTTCGACCGTCCGGGAGGCAGTAGTCATCCTCGGGTTCAAGCAGGTGCGCCAGGTTGCGCTCGGCGCGAGCCTGATGAACACCTTCCGGCGGATGCCGAACGAAACGTTCGACCTCGACCTGTTCTGGGGGCACAGCGTGGCGGTCGCGGTCGCAGCCGAGGCGCTGGCGAAGAGGACGTTCACGGTGAAGCCGGAGGACGCGTTTACGGCCGGCATCCTGCACGATATCGGCCGCCTCGTGATCCGGCAGGTGCTGCCGGCGGAGTTCGAGCTGGCGGTGCAGATCGCGAAGCGGGGCGAGGCGCCGCTCCACGTGGCGGAGCTGATGACGACCGGCTACGCCCACGATGAGGTCGGGCGGGCGCTGGGCGAGCTGTGGAAGTTCCCGGGGCACCTGGTCGAGGCGGTGGAGTGCCATCACAACGAGACGCTGACGCCGGAGAACGACGGGCTGGCGGGCGTGGTGGCGCAAGCGAACCGGCTGGTGCTGCACTACGGGCTGTTCTGCGGGTACGACCTGGAGGGCGGCGAGGCGCCGCCGGTGCCGCCGGACCTCGCGGCGGTGGAGGACGCCTGCGGCGGGATCGAGCGGGTGCTCAACCGGGCGTTCTCGTTCATCGAGGCGGCCTCGGGGACGCCCGACACCTGGTACGCGCGGGCGAGCTGACACGCGGCTGCGGGAGGGCGCTAGGATGCGCCCATGGAGTATCCCGGGCCGGCGGGAGCGCGGAATCCGTGGCTGCCGTGGTTCGTCGCGAGCGTGGCCGCGTTCGGCCTGAGCCTGGGCGCGCTCGCCTTCGTGCTGGTCGAAGCGGTGACCGATGGGAGCGGGGGCACGGCGACGGCGCAGCCGCAGCCCGCACCGACGCCCGAACCGCCGCTCCGCTACCGGGGCGCACTCCCGGCCGCGGCGGCGGGGCTGGGGCTGGCGCCGGCGGGCCCGGGGGAGCCGGCCGACCTGGCGTTCGAACCGGCCGCACCGGGCGAGGGCGTGCCGGTGCGGCTGTTCATCCCGGCAGCGGCGCCCGGCGCAGGGGTCGATGCGCTGACAGGGGAGCAGCTGGCTGCGGCGCTCCGGGGCGAGGCCGCGAGCTGGGCGGCCTTCGGCGGGTTCGACCGGCCGATCGAGCCGGCGTTCGCGGGGACGCCGGCCGAGGCGCAGGGGATCCTCGCCGGGCTCGAAGCGGGGCCGTTCGACCTGTCGCGCTTCCGGTTCTTCGCGACGGCGGAGGAGCTGCGGGCAGCGCTGGCGTTCGATTCGGGCATGCTGGCGATCGTCCCGTTCGAGGGGCTGCGGCCGCCGATGGTGGCGCTGGCCATCGATGGGATGGACCCGGCGCGCGGTTACGGCGAACCGGCCCGCTGGCCGCTTGCGGAGCGGGTGGCCGTCCGCGCGCTGACGCCGGCCGGCCAGTCTGCGCGGGCGCGGGCGGAGGCGGCGATCGCCGTGCAGCTGCCGCCGATCACGAGGGTGGTGGCGACGGGGGACATCCTGATGTCGCGCTGCACCCTGGCGGCAATCCGGGCCACGGGGGACTGGACGAGCCCGCTCCGTTCGCCGGTGGGCGACTTCCTCGCAGCGGCCGATATCGCGGCGGGTTCGCTCGAC
It encodes:
- a CDS encoding ABC transporter substrate-binding protein; amino-acid sequence: MSASYWDRYWKERRTRRRFLGGATALTAGAAGLALVGCGDDDDDGGGLSGLATPTPGAQATPTPADPFANAKRGGTYRITFTGDPPSIDPYGNLSFLTKGYAAYIYSRLFKYNAGPGVRQADLRPVPDIAQSAEASPDGLTWTVKLKPNVKFHNVAPVNGRTVDTDDVKYSWGRATAETNTNRSQLAFVDSVQYPDKQTVVFKLKEPNAAFLDVLADANLLWIMPKEAEGGFDPSKTSIGSGPWMLESYTPSVGFKLKKNPEWYMSGFPLMDRVEISIIPEYANRLAQFQAGNTDVEGLNAEDLVNVKSALPNVQLYGEVSQLLSFFFMDPNPDSPWNKDPRVRLAISMATDRAALLDLAYNVKKLKAAGLAVSERWNNLIPAGLVRFWLDPLSPEQGETSKYFKYDPAEAKKLLAAAGYPDGFSTVYQYTANRYGSAFNAVAEANIQYLNAIGIKTTTDVQDYSSKYITQTFTGNFTGIAFGYETPFPEAGSYPIRFFTDNPINHSKVKDPELEDLAKKQQRELDPAKRKELFFEIQRKNAAKMWYIPQNQGAGTGWTGYREWVKNIDIQTVPGAYSAGTEEVPFIWLDKA
- a CDS encoding HDOD domain-containing protein, with the protein product MGKDAAALLSRIDDLPPLPAVAARVMGMAEDERTSAMDLAQVLATDQALTAKLIRISNSAFYGFARRISTVREAVVILGFKQVRQVALGASLMNTFRRMPNETFDLDLFWGHSVAVAVAAEALAKRTFTVKPEDAFTAGILHDIGRLVIRQVLPAEFELAVQIAKRGEAPLHVAELMTTGYAHDEVGRALGELWKFPGHLVEAVECHHNETLTPENDGLAGVVAQANRLVLHYGLFCGYDLEGGEAPPVPPDLAAVEDACGGIERVLNRAFSFIEAASGTPDTWYARAS
- a CDS encoding CapA family protein, which produces MEYPGPAGARNPWLPWFVASVAAFGLSLGALAFVLVEAVTDGSGGTATAQPQPAPTPEPPLRYRGALPAAAAGLGLAPAGPGEPADLAFEPAAPGEGVPVRLFIPAAAPGAGVDALTGEQLAAALRGEAASWAAFGGFDRPIEPAFAGTPAEAQGILAGLEAGPFDLSRFRFFATAEELRAALAFDSGMLAIVPFEGLRPPMVALAIDGMDPARGYGEPARWPLAERVAVRALTPAGQSARARAEAAIAVQLPPITRVVATGDILMSRCTLAAIRATGDWTSPLRSPVGDFLAAADIAAGSLDGSIQDFAEPYGCIPTTNLTSPPEVIAALTHAGFDVLTVATNHVFDCADGGCGSRAMLRTIELLRAAGIATVGGGANLAEALEPAIIERNGVRFGFLGFDDIAAEDIGATETEPGTAPLDDSYADERSTPPREPAFYKPAEMLSLSRFEGAIRDLKARADVVIVLVQSGYEDTHEASPRSIKAARAAADAGADLFVGNQAHWVQGVEMRGDTFIAYALGNFIFDQRWTPEHTQGYLLEATFHGAKLATIRMLPYVIEGQYRPMFAEGGTRLKVVADVLGK
- a CDS encoding SDR family NAD(P)-dependent oxidoreductase, whose translation is MKNLQDRVAVVTGASRGIGTYIAKELAKEGCHVVLAARTAPALEGLAEEIRAMGRRALAVACDVADGDSRRSLVSAATAEFGRIDILVNNAGIEVTAHFEDQDDEELDRIIRVNLIAPMQLTRLVLPGMLERKRGHIVNIASLAGKVPVPYSSPYAASKAGLIAFTEGLRAELQGTGVSASAICPGFVADAGMYADWERQTGTKASFLAGTVKPERVARDVVKAIRKNRPEMLQFWVPARPTAVLAELAPGTFEKIYPIFGVKKTYQKIADRRREEKRKAQQGAAAG
- a CDS encoding ABC transporter permease, translated to MATDAHVLETYAIRAEITRGARIRRAVVRFIRTKPLGTFGAAIVILLILMAAFPQAFTFGKDPNIGYLPDRFQGPSASHWFGTDQQGRDLYTRIVYGARNSILIGFGVVAISSSVALVLGVVSGYFGGKFDILLQRLVDIGIALPGLIFIILFVTSIQQIPVNLRIVLAVGMLVALSQSRVIRGAAIAAKQNQYVEAARVIGASDFRIIFRHVAPNVFPVLIVGASIQVGGAVLVESSLAFLGYGVQPPTASWGRMLNEARERLTQYPHLALFPGLVIFLTVYAFNMFGDALRDVLDPRLRGAR
- a CDS encoding ABC transporter permease: MQRYILRRLLLMVPTLIGVTFVVFVIVRAVPGDVVDLVLGEFGAGDQATKEAIRKEFGLQGNIVAQYIRWLGDIVRFDLGSSLISNREVTSELRNRLPVTFQLGAMAICFSLLIAIPVGVISAIRQDTWADYLGRSFAIGLLAAPNFWIAILLISLAARYFQWGVPPAKYIPFSEDPVGNLKLMFMPALILGGGLSGSVMRFTRSSMLEVLRQDYIRTAWAKGLRERVIIIRHAMRNALIPVVTVVGLQLPVLVGGTVIIETVYSIPGMGRYYVSSIDQKDYPVIQAVNIVVALVVVFANLTVDVLYSVIDPRIRYS
- a CDS encoding phosphoglyceromutase, whose translation is MYTLVLLRHGESTWNLENRFTGWHDVALSETGRAEAVRAGELMRDAGLSFDVAHTSLLRRAIQTVNIALDVMDQHWIPVRRHWRLNERHYGALQGLNKKETSERYGPEQVFAWRRSYDVPPPPLDPDDERHPRFDRRYAALPPDLLPATECLKDVVARMLPYWYDAIVPDLRAGRCVLVGAHGNSLRALVKHLDGISDDAIAELNIPTGIPLVYELDEHFRPVSSRYLGDPEAARAAAEAVARQAG
- a CDS encoding adenylosuccinate synthase, encoding MPIVVVVGGQWGDEGKGRIVDLLARKARVVARYSAGNNAGHTIVNELGEFKLHLVPAGIFYPEKTCVIGNGVAVDPEVLLGEIEGLEQKNIDTSRLVVSDRAHVIMPWHRLLDQLDEQARGAHAIGTTGKGVGPCFADKVARRGIRICDLLRRDDLVPRIEAALAYQNRVITGVYGAEPLDFRDCLERYIEYGQRLRPYVGDVQEIVLEAHRRGEYVLLEGAQGSLLDLDHGTYPYVTSSVPSSSSSGAALGVGIGPTDISRVVGVFKSYCTRVGNGPFPTELFDSIADQLRDHGKEFGRGEYGTTTGRPRRIGWLDAVAARYSVRFNGLSAVALTRLDVLDSLPSIKICTAYELDGRIIDTFPARESELERVRPVYEELPGWQTPTTHVRSFDDLPPQAQAFIRRVEDLLECPVDLISVGPAREQAIIVNPIF